A window of Haliscomenobacter hydrossis DSM 1100 contains these coding sequences:
- a CDS encoding DEAD/DEAH box helicase: MEPKNIFDLHKDILSDYKLYIDSFINIADNRILETVKRDFDSGSLYPEPLIQFNPSFESGGKVENLIDAGILARDFNNIFYDETGNSWSIYKHQTEAIIKGNEGKGFVVTSGTGSGKSLTYISTIFNHLFKNPNKPGIKAIIVYPLNALINSQETALMGFEENFRKRTGHSLPFTFAKYTGQEKQDYREKVIANPPDILLTNYMMLELLMVRKADENLRKSFLDNLEYLVFDELHVYKGRQGADVSLLNRRIKAAAKNKNIICIGTSATMATGTIEEQKNEVAKVATRFFDATFFPENVITESLTYSTNEVIPSPTELKDALNSEIWDKSPKAILENYIAIWLERTIAVRTEGENKRRNSPKSLKTIAAELSAETGVIESQCEQKIIEVLIWAESLNITSATEKKKDTILPFKLHQFISQTGYVYVTLENAAQRHVTLEPNPFVKLPESRQEVPVFQTVFSRISGEEFICVRKDFTASKLVFRDFNENQNPKNEDDLKANDGDKVKKVKDRLQNDYKDGYILFDKGYPLDITEYIDLLPSAWKNKSGEKIGSAKELLLPKEIYVHKDGSFADTPNGGEKAWFMPAPLIYDPTCGLIYLEPKLSEKTKLISLGNEGRSTSTTLITLQTLLALYKHGKGLKEQKLMSFTDNRQDASLQAGHFNDFIQVVHLRSAIEKVLRDSAEPLRISDLIFKVQEALNLPENDYATNPAPNPARPDEDNLEALRNYITYRIIQDLKRGWRYILPNLEQTALLEITYKNIEKDAADDTLWNQIDLLKDWAPEKRKDFILQVLNYFRNMYAVDYDMLRYENRLRIESELNQQLNKEKLWSLDKGERLDAPNFLSVQGADKATRETFIQSIGPLSRLARFIKHEYREAGTASLDSNSYSLFMTAVLDALTEAHYLKKVKIKAEKSEKDAYQLILTKVLWKRGDGDNVAIDKTSFITLGEKIKIKPHLYFQKLYREDFSKLPKSYIAAEHTGQISSDQKIEREEKFNEAAELSALYCSPTMELGIDISSLNIVHMRNVPPSPANYAQRSGRAGRSGQSALVFTYASKVSPHDKHYFANPVKMVSGIVQAPRIDLTNEELIRSHINATVLSFLNAEEFKPSLIDLIDISGRTYKLKSDLKAKYQNVIDSSFLNIKHLALKVVANIDFREVKWFNDTWLETQIRTVPDKLENALLRWRKMYLDALRQMNEAHETHISPVIKDAELKKLANLSYMRAKDRKNLLENQSDKSKNSTLSEFYTFRYLASEGFLPGYNFTRLPIRVFLGGKDRNESISRPRFIGLKEFGPNNLIYHNGGKYKVNRITPNDVSLDLVEIKISKETNYAFLGKDEGKGKNQDPITGTQFTASNIELYQNLLELEEAQSENSERISCMEEVRTSEGYVTELYLNAADGLVDATKIRLTVDGDDLMKLFYAPAAKLILLNKKWKRGRDDGFDIGTKTGFFKTKKQLERPNPEDPHANIMLYTYDTSDILYVQPIKSLDLTIEGIVTIQYALEKAIEQIYNIEPVEIGARLMGSEENKNVMLFESAEGSIGVLKDIARNPAMLRKIFLKAYEICGYDYATKTDKFPARPKASYDDLLSYYNQMDHTKIDRHAIVNALELLILSNPDDTVGGSYEGKYEELIKGLHHRSPGEKGLLDYLFTNGFRLPDYTNYNMEQFYVQPDFVFEKEKALIFVDGGIHKKAVNKADDEKKRKTIELAGFDVLVWDYTTEQVESFVTRRQDIFRKVR, encoded by the coding sequence ATGGAACCTAAAAATATTTTCGATTTACACAAGGACATACTTAGCGATTACAAGTTGTATATCGATAGCTTTATCAATATCGCTGACAATAGAATTCTCGAAACTGTAAAGAGAGATTTTGACTCAGGCAGCTTATATCCTGAACCTTTGATTCAATTTAACCCTTCTTTTGAATCAGGCGGCAAGGTTGAAAATCTGATAGATGCTGGCATCTTAGCTAGAGATTTTAATAATATTTTTTATGATGAAACAGGTAATTCGTGGTCAATTTACAAGCATCAAACAGAAGCAATCATAAAAGGTAATGAAGGAAAGGGGTTCGTAGTAACATCTGGAACTGGCTCAGGGAAAAGCTTAACCTATATCTCTACCATTTTTAATCACTTGTTTAAAAACCCTAATAAGCCTGGCATCAAAGCGATTATCGTCTATCCTTTAAATGCTCTGATCAATTCACAGGAAACCGCCCTTATGGGTTTTGAGGAGAATTTCAGAAAACGGACAGGCCACAGTTTACCATTTACTTTTGCAAAGTACACAGGTCAGGAAAAACAAGATTACAGAGAAAAGGTCATTGCAAACCCGCCTGACATTTTGCTTACCAACTACATGATGCTAGAACTCTTAATGGTTAGAAAAGCAGATGAAAATTTGAGGAAATCATTTCTGGACAATCTTGAGTATTTGGTATTTGATGAATTGCATGTGTACAAAGGCCGACAAGGCGCGGATGTTTCTTTGCTCAATAGAAGGATAAAAGCAGCAGCAAAAAACAAAAACATTATTTGCATTGGCACCTCTGCAACAATGGCAACAGGTACAATTGAAGAACAGAAAAACGAAGTCGCGAAAGTCGCTACAAGGTTTTTTGATGCTACCTTTTTTCCTGAAAATGTAATTACTGAATCGCTCACCTATTCCACGAATGAAGTTATTCCATCTCCAACAGAGCTAAAAGATGCGTTAAATTCAGAGATCTGGGACAAATCACCCAAAGCTATCCTTGAAAATTACATTGCCATTTGGTTGGAAAGAACGATAGCAGTTAGAACTGAAGGTGAGAATAAAAGAAGAAATTCCCCCAAATCATTAAAAACTATTGCGGCTGAGCTTTCTGCTGAAACTGGAGTAATCGAATCTCAGTGTGAGCAAAAAATAATTGAGGTTCTTATTTGGGCCGAATCCTTAAACATCACGAGTGCGACTGAAAAGAAAAAAGATACGATTCTACCCTTCAAATTGCACCAGTTCATTTCTCAAACTGGTTATGTTTATGTGACTCTTGAAAATGCAGCCCAAAGACATGTCACATTAGAGCCCAATCCATTTGTAAAACTACCCGAAAGTCGGCAAGAAGTTCCTGTTTTCCAAACCGTTTTTAGCCGGATCAGCGGAGAAGAATTCATTTGTGTGAGAAAAGATTTTACAGCATCGAAACTTGTTTTCCGAGATTTTAATGAGAACCAAAACCCCAAGAACGAGGATGATTTAAAGGCTAATGATGGTGACAAAGTCAAAAAAGTTAAAGACCGTTTACAGAATGATTACAAAGATGGCTACATACTTTTTGACAAAGGCTATCCACTCGATATCACTGAGTACATTGACTTATTGCCATCAGCCTGGAAAAATAAATCTGGTGAGAAAATTGGATCAGCTAAAGAGTTGCTTTTACCCAAAGAGATATATGTCCACAAAGATGGTTCTTTTGCTGATACTCCAAATGGTGGAGAGAAAGCTTGGTTTATGCCTGCTCCATTAATTTATGACCCAACTTGTGGTTTGATTTATTTAGAACCCAAACTCAGCGAAAAAACAAAGCTGATTTCATTAGGCAATGAAGGTCGTTCTACCTCAACAACATTGATTACGCTACAAACTTTATTGGCATTATACAAGCATGGTAAAGGCCTAAAAGAGCAAAAATTGATGAGCTTTACCGATAACAGACAGGACGCATCCTTACAAGCTGGCCATTTTAACGACTTTATTCAAGTGGTTCATCTTCGATCTGCCATTGAAAAGGTCTTACGAGATAGTGCTGAACCCCTTAGAATCTCTGACCTGATATTTAAAGTTCAGGAGGCATTAAACCTCCCAGAAAATGATTATGCCACTAATCCAGCTCCCAACCCAGCTCGGCCAGATGAAGATAATCTTGAAGCTTTAAGAAACTATATAACCTATCGTATAATTCAGGATTTAAAAAGGGGTTGGCGATACATTCTGCCGAATCTTGAGCAGACAGCACTTTTAGAAATCACCTACAAAAATATTGAAAAAGATGCTGCCGATGATACACTCTGGAATCAAATTGATTTATTAAAAGACTGGGCCCCTGAAAAAAGAAAGGATTTTATTTTGCAGGTCCTGAATTATTTTAGAAACATGTATGCAGTAGATTATGACATGCTCCGTTATGAAAATAGGTTGAGAATTGAAAGTGAATTGAATCAACAGTTGAATAAAGAAAAACTGTGGTCGCTGGACAAAGGAGAGCGGCTAGATGCCCCCAATTTCCTTTCAGTACAAGGTGCAGACAAGGCAACAAGAGAAACTTTTATCCAGAGTATCGGGCCATTAAGTCGCTTAGCGCGATTTATAAAACATGAATATAGAGAAGCGGGTACTGCTTCCCTAGATAGCAATAGTTACAGCTTGTTCATGACTGCTGTTTTAGATGCTTTGACAGAAGCTCATTACCTTAAGAAGGTGAAAATCAAAGCTGAAAAGAGTGAAAAAGACGCCTATCAACTAATTCTTACCAAAGTGCTTTGGAAGCGGGGAGATGGAGACAATGTAGCTATTGATAAAACTTCATTCATTACCCTTGGTGAAAAAATAAAAATCAAACCCCATTTGTATTTTCAAAAATTATATCGAGAAGACTTTTCAAAACTACCCAAATCTTACATAGCTGCTGAACACACTGGACAAATTTCGAGCGATCAAAAAATAGAAAGAGAAGAAAAATTCAACGAGGCCGCAGAATTGAGTGCGTTGTATTGTTCGCCCACAATGGAATTGGGTATTGATATTTCTTCTCTTAACATTGTGCATATGCGTAATGTCCCACCTAGTCCTGCGAATTATGCACAGCGCAGTGGAAGGGCAGGTAGAAGTGGCCAATCAGCTTTGGTGTTCACTTACGCCTCCAAAGTATCCCCTCATGATAAACACTACTTTGCAAATCCGGTAAAAATGGTTTCTGGTATTGTTCAAGCCCCGAGGATTGATCTTACCAATGAGGAGCTGATACGTTCTCATATCAATGCAACGGTTCTTTCTTTTTTAAATGCAGAAGAATTTAAGCCCTCGTTGATTGATCTGATTGATATCTCAGGTCGCACCTATAAATTGAAAAGTGATCTCAAAGCTAAGTACCAGAATGTAATTGACTCAAGTTTCTTGAACATAAAGCACTTGGCTTTGAAGGTAGTTGCCAATATTGATTTTAGAGAGGTAAAGTGGTTTAATGATACATGGCTAGAAACACAAATCCGAACTGTGCCAGATAAGTTAGAAAATGCTTTGCTTCGCTGGAGGAAGATGTATCTCGATGCCTTGCGGCAAATGAATGAGGCCCATGAAACTCATATCAGCCCAGTAATAAAGGATGCAGAATTAAAAAAACTGGCCAACCTTTCTTACATGCGGGCAAAGGATAGAAAAAATCTATTAGAAAATCAATCCGATAAAAGCAAAAATTCAACTTTATCAGAGTTTTATACTTTTCGCTATTTGGCTTCGGAAGGTTTTTTACCTGGATACAATTTTACGCGCTTGCCGATTCGGGTATTCCTTGGAGGCAAGGACAGAAATGAGTCTATATCGAGACCACGTTTTATAGGATTAAAAGAATTTGGCCCCAACAACCTTATTTATCACAATGGTGGGAAGTATAAGGTTAATCGCATTACACCTAATGATGTCTCCTTGGACTTAGTGGAGATAAAGATTTCCAAGGAAACCAATTATGCTTTCCTTGGAAAGGATGAAGGAAAAGGCAAAAACCAAGATCCGATCACTGGAACCCAATTCACAGCAAGCAATATTGAATTGTATCAAAACTTGCTGGAATTAGAAGAGGCTCAATCTGAAAATTCTGAACGCATCTCTTGCATGGAAGAAGTAAGAACCTCAGAAGGGTATGTAACAGAGTTATACTTAAATGCTGCTGATGGTTTGGTGGATGCGACAAAAATAAGGCTTACTGTAGATGGAGATGATCTGATGAAATTATTTTATGCTCCTGCTGCCAAACTCATTTTGCTCAATAAGAAATGGAAGAGAGGCCGTGATGATGGTTTTGATATTGGCACTAAAACTGGATTTTTCAAAACTAAGAAACAGTTGGAAAGGCCTAATCCGGAAGATCCACATGCCAATATCATGCTTTACACTTATGATACTTCAGATATATTGTATGTGCAACCTATAAAATCCCTAGACTTAACAATAGAGGGCATCGTAACCATCCAATACGCTTTAGAAAAAGCCATCGAGCAAATTTACAATATTGAGCCTGTTGAAATTGGTGCCCGATTGATGGGAAGTGAGGAAAACAAAAATGTTATGCTCTTTGAATCCGCAGAAGGCAGTATTGGCGTGCTTAAAGACATTGCCAGAAATCCGGCAATGCTAAGAAAGATATTCCTCAAAGCATATGAAATATGTGGCTACGATTACGCTACAAAGACGGATAAGTTCCCAGCTAGACCCAAAGCAAGTTATGATGATTTGCTTTCCTACTATAACCAGATGGATCATACAAAAATTGACCGTCACGCTATTGTAAATGCCCTGGAATTGCTGATATTATCAAACCCTGATGATACAGTGGGTGGTAGTTACGAAGGGAAATACGAAGAACTTATCAAAGGTTTACACCATCGTAGTCCGGGAGAAAAGGGACTATTGGATTATCTATTCACCAATGGATTCCGGCTACCAGATTATACCAACTACAACATGGAGCAATTTTATGTGCAACCAGATTTTGTTTTTGAAAAAGAAAAAGCTTTGATTTTTGTAGATGGTGGTATTCATAAAAAGGCGGTCAACAAAGCCGATGATGAAAAGAAAAGAAAAACCATTGAACTGGCAGGTTTTGACGTGTTAGTGTGGGATTATACAACAGAACAGGTCGAATCCTTCGTAACTAGAAGGCAAGACATCTTTAGAAAAGTACGTTAG
- a CDS encoding serine hydrolase domain-containing protein, translating to MSCLNYFPRITFLLYFVFISFLSLNAQIRFFNRDSSLFFRLDTVIEQQRSEQEVIGMAVTVVRDEKIIYSKGFGYADWETLRPVTTESVFRWASMSKSITSLVAFKLQEEKLLDLESSVSTYLPEYPFPMVKLKYLLQNRSGLGHYTEMNRLYPQWSKRLLSYPSRDTFNAKATVDIFREAPLDFQPGERFLYSTFGFILAGATLDQIGKNSVGLGYLGLVNEVVRKPFEMNTLEVDYLFNNNPNEVSGYYLDSDCDIQTRRDDDISWKLSGGGFQSTIGDLGNYIRGLMEHKLLNKESFEQLWSKQPDADYAFGFDVRGEGKTLRVGHAGSQNKTRTIFIMYPELKIGVGVMCNSEWAEPELIALKVLKELGVEVEEQEYVRNCNEKSKSGYRYLGIWQEGTQPQMVRKGYATRQFQAEANHLSSLGYNLSDADSYLDKKNVRRWDGVFQQHASKAHFITHQSLDSFQLKVNALAKTGAHLIDIETYIASNRRLWAGVVAQNAPKATFVVGLEADPFQKKYEELNRKGQRLADFKTYWNGQKRQWAGVFVPGNDSHAFFKSLTSEAFLQKNTELNTQGLQLHDIEVYTLNNREYWSGVWRQEKDKYQLLREINYCTQERKGKSLAKQGMELVDWERY from the coding sequence ATGAGTTGTCTTAATTATTTCCCGAGAATCACATTCCTGCTTTACTTTGTTTTCATCAGCTTCCTTTCACTTAACGCACAAATAAGGTTTTTCAATCGAGACAGTAGCCTGTTTTTCCGCCTGGATACTGTAATCGAACAGCAGCGCAGCGAACAGGAAGTCATTGGAATGGCAGTTACTGTCGTGCGCGATGAAAAAATAATCTATTCCAAAGGTTTTGGGTATGCAGATTGGGAGACCTTGCGCCCGGTTACTACCGAGTCGGTCTTTCGTTGGGCTTCTATGTCCAAGTCCATCACCTCATTGGTAGCCTTTAAACTCCAGGAAGAAAAATTGCTGGATCTGGAAAGCTCGGTGTCTACCTACCTTCCAGAATACCCTTTCCCGATGGTAAAGCTCAAATACCTGCTCCAAAACCGCAGTGGACTGGGACACTACACCGAAATGAACCGGCTGTACCCCCAATGGAGCAAACGATTGTTGAGTTATCCTTCGCGAGATACCTTCAATGCCAAAGCTACGGTAGACATTTTTCGGGAAGCCCCCCTCGATTTTCAACCCGGTGAGCGCTTCCTGTACTCAACTTTTGGTTTTATCCTGGCGGGAGCGACCCTGGATCAAATCGGCAAAAACAGCGTAGGGCTGGGTTATCTCGGCTTGGTCAACGAAGTGGTTCGTAAACCCTTTGAGATGAACACCCTGGAAGTGGATTACCTCTTCAACAACAACCCCAATGAAGTATCTGGGTACTACCTCGATAGTGATTGCGACATCCAAACCCGCCGTGACGACGACATCAGTTGGAAACTATCGGGCGGTGGGTTTCAATCTACCATTGGTGACCTCGGCAATTACATCCGTGGCTTAATGGAACACAAATTGCTCAACAAAGAGAGTTTTGAACAACTCTGGAGCAAACAACCCGACGCTGATTATGCTTTTGGGTTTGACGTTAGGGGCGAAGGAAAAACCTTACGCGTGGGGCACGCCGGGAGTCAAAACAAAACCCGAACCATTTTCATCATGTATCCTGAACTAAAAATCGGGGTGGGTGTGATGTGCAATTCCGAATGGGCTGAACCTGAACTCATCGCGCTGAAAGTATTAAAAGAGCTCGGCGTGGAGGTTGAAGAGCAAGAATATGTGCGCAATTGCAACGAAAAATCAAAATCAGGGTATCGGTACCTGGGTATCTGGCAAGAAGGAACGCAGCCACAAATGGTACGCAAAGGCTACGCAACCCGACAGTTTCAAGCCGAGGCAAATCATTTGAGCAGCCTGGGCTACAACCTCAGCGATGCCGATTCTTACCTCGACAAAAAAAATGTGCGCCGCTGGGATGGTGTATTCCAGCAACATGCCTCCAAAGCCCATTTCATTACCCATCAAAGTCTGGATAGTTTTCAATTAAAGGTGAATGCCCTGGCCAAAACAGGCGCGCATTTGATCGATATAGAAACCTATATTGCCAGCAATCGTCGCCTCTGGGCGGGGGTCGTGGCGCAAAATGCACCCAAGGCGACTTTTGTAGTAGGTTTGGAAGCCGACCCTTTTCAGAAAAAATACGAAGAACTGAACCGCAAAGGGCAACGCCTGGCCGATTTTAAAACCTATTGGAATGGTCAAAAAAGACAATGGGCGGGCGTATTTGTTCCCGGAAATGACAGCCATGCCTTTTTCAAATCCTTGACCAGTGAGGCTTTTTTGCAAAAAAATACGGAGTTGAATACACAAGGCTTACAACTCCACGACATCGAAGTATACACCCTAAACAACCGAGAATATTGGTCTGGCGTGTGGCGTCAGGAAAAAGACAAGTACCAATTGCTGCGTGAAATCAACTATTGTACGCAGGAGCGCAAAGGAAAAAGCCTGGCCAAGCAGGGGATGGAATTGGTGGATTGGGAACGGTATTGA
- a CDS encoding helicase-related protein — protein MIESKLKKPGKLVKFRGRRCVVQPSSDHEMILLKPLGGSDDEMISVFEPILQAYDKIEDDQFELPDKSDLDSFLTAKLLYDAARLSFRQVSGPFRCMGKLSFRPRSYQLVPLIMALKQAVTRLLIADDVGVGKTIEAILILRELLERGTIKSFAVLCPPHLCEQWQKELADKLDIDAVIVRSSTVAGLERKIVGDDTLNVFNYYPYQVVSVDYVKNGSTKMPAFLKDVPDLVIVDEAHTCTKNLDFKKVSQNQQRYELLEKIAKNEHQHLVLLTATPHSGKDGEFKSLLGLVNPDFEGYDFSNLTIAEKRKVAAQFIQRKRKNIEKWLEEETPFPKRTTEELPYTLSSSSDYFKLYQDVLKFARGINTEGITENKARIKYFAALSLLRGVMSSPAAGYEMLQKRKSKILEPIEITDDEVKDNPIVERWDEQSDSEQIEIIDRADLSDNEWNTLHKLAQKAIELTTIEKDNKVRLGAEQIKLWINKGQSPIVFCRFIATAQYVAKILRSYLPKDVDIRAITSELSDEERREKIEEMAKSPKRVLVATDCLSEGINLQDKFNAILHYDLPWNPNRLEQREGRVDRYGQPGWVDKNGTLQNTIDVKVLFGEDNPIDVVVLKIIIEKIQRIQNTSGVSIALADNNRSVMDKVLKEVLLNPEKAQNQFSKQMKLDFGTSAELDELDVEITNEIETAREKAEKIRSIFAHESIMPEEVKKDLHEVDEAIGDVATLEAFVLAASKLLGANVEAVPGGYVFKKTNMDDWMASALGQGDKIHFSFQSPTPQGFRYLGRNHRFVEQLCHRIIANSLDKERKGNKAARAAVFRTDAVSTQTTLIQFRVRNVIREISKQHEMVSEEMFLWGYEQTPEGIFTLTMDKCKELLHTSNALDISKERQEIIFEKELQHFQSLHPDFIKVVADRSEELVNAHTRFAKYIGAKRFEAVIPVLPPDILGVYVLIPNPKI, from the coding sequence ATGATAGAAAGCAAGCTTAAAAAACCGGGAAAGCTGGTGAAGTTCCGAGGCAGAAGATGTGTAGTACAGCCGTCTTCTGATCATGAGATGATTTTGCTAAAACCACTTGGTGGTTCAGATGATGAAATGATTTCTGTTTTTGAACCTATACTACAAGCATATGACAAAATAGAGGATGACCAGTTTGAATTACCAGATAAATCTGATTTGGACAGTTTTTTAACCGCTAAGCTTTTGTATGATGCTGCCAGACTATCTTTCAGGCAAGTAAGTGGTCCTTTCCGCTGTATGGGCAAATTATCTTTTCGGCCACGTTCGTATCAGTTAGTCCCTTTGATCATGGCTCTCAAACAAGCTGTAACTCGATTGCTCATTGCAGACGATGTGGGTGTTGGAAAAACAATTGAAGCTATTTTGATTTTGAGGGAACTTCTTGAAAGAGGTACAATTAAATCTTTTGCTGTGTTATGCCCTCCTCATTTGTGCGAACAGTGGCAGAAAGAATTGGCCGATAAACTTGATATTGATGCGGTTATTGTCCGTTCAAGCACTGTGGCTGGTTTGGAACGAAAGATTGTAGGTGATGATACTTTAAATGTATTCAACTACTATCCTTACCAAGTTGTATCCGTTGACTATGTAAAAAATGGCTCCACCAAGATGCCTGCATTTTTAAAGGATGTACCAGATTTGGTAATCGTAGATGAAGCACATACTTGCACTAAAAACCTTGATTTTAAAAAAGTAAGTCAGAACCAGCAACGCTATGAACTACTTGAAAAGATTGCAAAAAATGAGCACCAACATTTGGTGTTGCTTACCGCTACGCCTCATAGTGGTAAGGATGGTGAATTTAAATCTTTATTGGGCTTGGTAAACCCTGATTTTGAAGGCTACGATTTTTCCAATCTCACAATAGCTGAAAAAAGAAAAGTAGCTGCTCAATTCATCCAGCGAAAGAGAAAGAACATAGAAAAATGGTTGGAAGAAGAAACCCCCTTCCCGAAACGAACTACCGAAGAGCTTCCCTATACACTATCCTCATCATCTGACTATTTCAAGTTGTATCAGGATGTTTTAAAATTTGCAAGAGGTATTAACACTGAAGGTATCACCGAAAACAAAGCCCGGATCAAATATTTTGCCGCTCTTTCATTACTCAGAGGGGTTATGAGTAGTCCAGCAGCCGGATATGAGATGCTTCAGAAGCGCAAATCAAAGATATTAGAGCCGATAGAAATCACCGATGATGAGGTGAAAGACAATCCAATTGTAGAGAGATGGGATGAGCAAAGCGATTCTGAACAGATCGAAATCATAGACCGTGCCGATCTTTCAGACAATGAGTGGAACACCCTCCATAAGCTAGCACAAAAAGCGATTGAGCTAACCACGATTGAAAAAGACAATAAAGTTAGATTGGGCGCAGAGCAAATCAAGCTTTGGATAAATAAAGGCCAAAGCCCCATCGTGTTTTGCCGCTTCATTGCCACGGCACAATATGTGGCTAAAATCCTGAGAAGTTATTTACCCAAGGATGTGGATATTCGTGCCATCACCAGTGAACTGAGTGATGAAGAACGTAGGGAAAAGATTGAAGAAATGGCTAAAAGCCCTAAGAGAGTACTGGTCGCCACCGATTGTTTGAGTGAGGGTATCAATTTACAGGACAAGTTTAATGCCATTCTACACTACGATTTACCTTGGAACCCCAATCGCCTGGAACAACGAGAGGGCCGGGTTGATCGCTACGGACAACCGGGATGGGTAGATAAAAATGGAACGCTTCAAAATACCATTGATGTAAAAGTGCTTTTTGGTGAGGACAATCCAATAGATGTAGTGGTGTTGAAAATCATCATTGAAAAAATTCAACGCATCCAAAATACATCAGGTGTTAGCATTGCTTTAGCAGACAACAACCGTTCTGTGATGGATAAAGTTTTGAAAGAGGTTTTGCTGAATCCCGAAAAAGCTCAAAACCAGTTTTCAAAACAGATGAAACTGGATTTTGGCACCAGCGCTGAATTGGATGAACTTGATGTCGAAATCACCAATGAAATAGAAACTGCAAGAGAAAAAGCTGAAAAGATTCGTTCCATTTTTGCCCACGAGAGCATCATGCCAGAAGAAGTGAAGAAGGACTTGCACGAGGTGGATGAAGCGATTGGCGATGTAGCCACGTTAGAGGCATTCGTATTGGCTGCTTCAAAACTGCTAGGTGCCAATGTTGAAGCAGTACCTGGTGGTTATGTCTTCAAGAAAACGAATATGGATGATTGGATGGCATCTGCTTTGGGACAAGGGGATAAAATTCACTTTTCATTTCAATCTCCCACACCTCAAGGTTTCCGATACTTGGGCCGCAACCATCGTTTTGTAGAACAGCTTTGCCATAGGATTATTGCGAACTCATTAGACAAAGAACGTAAAGGAAATAAAGCAGCCCGTGCCGCTGTTTTTAGAACCGATGCAGTAAGTACACAAACAACCTTAATTCAGTTTCGGGTTCGCAACGTAATTCGTGAGATTAGTAAACAGCATGAAATGGTCTCCGAAGAAATGTTCCTCTGGGGATACGAGCAAACGCCAGAGGGCATTTTCACTCTTACCATGGACAAATGCAAAGAGTTGTTGCACACGTCAAATGCATTAGACATCAGTAAGGAGCGACAGGAAATCATTTTCGAGAAAGAATTGCAGCATTTCCAATCCTTACATCCCGATTTTATTAAAGTTGTAGC
- a CDS encoding DUF3137 domain-containing protein, with translation MRQLDKFRIYYNHTIHPELMRMERKRIRLLRLLILSGLLLLGVVLFEFYVNILLFTLVLAIPIVFYLLFLSYRIRKFLQTFKPNVMKLVLNFLQEEPNIGQLKYEPERSIPQKTFFESKLFACKPIIFEGEDFISGRVGEMDFDLCELTVEEEATVGTGLQNVFKGIFLHAIFPEETYGQVACWPRHLKHFFLRSIKEFTWLDAYNMDDEILYEPFREMFVTYASMNTHVAGILSEPMQESIVDYCHATGKELYFSFLGKHIFLAVTEPRDMMEPYIWRSNLSFELIRSFLEDVSLLLAIVEDFDKTH, from the coding sequence ATGCGACAACTCGATAAATTTAGGATCTATTACAACCATACCATCCATCCGGAATTGATGCGGATGGAACGCAAACGGATTAGGTTGCTGCGCTTGTTGATTTTATCCGGTTTGTTGTTGTTGGGGGTCGTGTTGTTTGAATTTTATGTCAACATCCTCCTTTTTACACTGGTATTGGCCATTCCGATTGTGTTTTACTTGCTGTTTTTGAGTTACCGCATCCGTAAGTTTTTACAAACATTTAAGCCCAATGTGATGAAATTGGTGCTCAACTTTCTTCAAGAGGAACCCAATATTGGCCAATTGAAGTATGAGCCGGAGAGATCCATCCCTCAGAAAACATTTTTTGAAAGCAAACTCTTTGCCTGTAAACCCATCATTTTTGAAGGAGAAGATTTCATCAGTGGACGGGTCGGAGAAATGGACTTTGATTTGTGTGAACTGACGGTTGAGGAAGAAGCCACCGTGGGAACAGGATTGCAAAATGTATTCAAAGGTATTTTTTTGCATGCCATTTTTCCCGAAGAAACTTACGGACAGGTCGCCTGTTGGCCTCGGCACCTCAAGCATTTTTTTCTGCGTTCGATCAAGGAATTTACCTGGCTGGATGCTTACAATATGGACGACGAAATCCTTTATGAGCCTTTTCGGGAAATGTTTGTAACTTATGCTTCCATGAATACACATGTGGCCGGTATTCTTTCTGAACCCATGCAAGAGTCCATTGTAGATTATTGCCACGCCACGGGAAAAGAACTGTATTTTTCCTTTTTGGGCAAACATATTTTCCTGGCCGTCACCGAGCCACGTGACATGATGGAACCCTACATTTGGAGATCCAACCTCAGTTTTGAACTCATTCGTAGTTTTTTAGAAGACGTATCACTTTTATTGGCCATTGTTGAAGACTTTGATAAAACGCATTAA